From Gemmatimonadaceae bacterium, one genomic window encodes:
- a CDS encoding TonB-dependent receptor plug domain-containing protein — translation MIGRFFRSAGPQVLIALVASAAIAAPSSAQSSAGRADTTTRAKVDTVWVDGDTARQTPGMQEFEARRKLGTGYYLTASQIAAQRDRSFADIIVTRFPGLRVIGSGRLGVQYLASTRGEGVGALASTNGMVPCYIHVYVDGTYLNDSEISWINARDVAGVEFYDGTRTPAAYRRSGNGCGALLVWTNSSAAN, via the coding sequence ATGATCGGGCGATTCTTCAGGAGCGCGGGGCCGCAGGTTCTCATCGCCCTCGTCGCGTCGGCGGCCATTGCCGCGCCGAGCAGCGCACAGTCGTCGGCCGGCCGCGCCGACACCACGACCCGAGCCAAGGTCGACACCGTGTGGGTGGATGGCGACACGGCGCGGCAGACGCCCGGCATGCAGGAATTCGAGGCGCGGCGAAAGCTGGGCACCGGCTACTACCTCACGGCCAGTCAGATCGCGGCCCAGCGCGATCGCTCGTTCGCCGACATCATCGTCACCCGGTTCCCGGGGCTTCGCGTGATCGGGAGCGGGCGGCTCGGCGTCCAGTATCTGGCGAGCACGCGCGGCGAGGGCGTGGGCGCGCTCGCGTCCACCAACGGCATGGTCCCCTGTTACATCCATGTCTACGTGGACGGCACGTACCTCAACGACAGCGAGATCAGCTGGATCAACGCGCGCGACGTGGCCGGCGTGGAGTTCTACGACGGCACGCGCACGCCGGCCGCCTACCGCCGGTCGGGCAACGGCTGCGGCGCGCTGCTGGTCTGGACCAATTCGTCGGCCGCGAACTGA
- a CDS encoding HlyD family efflux transporter periplasmic adaptor subunit, translating into MDVARPKKKNTKRYVGIGIGAVAVVVITVMLARLKPAAPTVDGGTLWTDTVRRGDMVLEVRGPGNLVPEHIRQVTAGATGRIDRLVVQAGERVTPQTVLIEMSNPDVEIAALQAHQAYAEARSTLIQLRSTLSSNQLSQQASIATLQTQYLQALDQARATDTLAARHLAASMDVDHNRQVVRELAERMKYAEQTLALMRQQADSQIVAQVAQVNLLNTMAQAQDRKSRSLMVVAGDSGVVQEDQVPELGQWVTEGQLVAKVVQPGKLKAVLRIPETQAKDVVIGQKAQVDTHNGIIAGHVARKDPSAQNGTVTVDVSLDGKLPSGAVPDLSVDGTITIEKLTNVLYTGRPGYGAGSGTVGLFKVIQGGSYAERVQVELGRSSVNTVEIQRGLAVGDTVILSDMSQWDAVDRVKCSPRCRVGQ; encoded by the coding sequence GTGGACGTCGCCCGCCCCAAGAAGAAGAACACCAAGCGCTATGTCGGCATCGGCATCGGCGCGGTAGCCGTCGTCGTCATCACCGTGATGCTCGCGCGGCTCAAGCCCGCGGCGCCCACGGTGGACGGCGGCACGCTCTGGACCGATACCGTGCGTCGCGGCGACATGGTGCTCGAGGTGCGCGGCCCGGGCAATCTCGTGCCCGAGCACATCCGCCAGGTCACGGCCGGAGCCACGGGACGCATCGACCGGCTGGTGGTGCAGGCCGGCGAGCGCGTGACGCCGCAGACCGTGCTCATCGAGATGTCCAATCCCGACGTGGAGATCGCGGCGCTCCAGGCCCACCAGGCCTATGCCGAGGCGCGGTCCACGCTCATCCAGTTGCGGAGCACGCTGTCGAGCAATCAACTCAGCCAGCAGGCGAGCATCGCCACGCTCCAAACGCAGTACCTGCAGGCGCTGGATCAGGCCAGGGCCACCGATACGCTCGCCGCGCGCCACCTCGCGGCGTCGATGGACGTGGACCACAATCGCCAGGTCGTGCGCGAGCTCGCCGAACGCATGAAGTACGCGGAGCAGACGCTGGCGCTGATGCGGCAGCAGGCCGACTCGCAGATCGTGGCGCAGGTGGCGCAGGTGAACCTGCTCAACACCATGGCCCAGGCGCAGGACCGGAAGTCGAGGAGCCTCATGGTGGTGGCCGGCGATTCGGGCGTGGTGCAGGAGGATCAGGTGCCCGAACTCGGGCAATGGGTAACCGAGGGGCAGCTGGTGGCCAAGGTGGTGCAGCCCGGCAAGCTCAAGGCCGTCTTGCGCATTCCCGAAACACAGGCCAAGGATGTGGTGATCGGACAGAAGGCGCAGGTGGACACCCACAACGGGATCATCGCCGGCCACGTGGCGCGCAAGGACCCGTCGGCGCAGAACGGCACCGTGACCGTGGACGTCTCCCTGGACGGGAAGCTCCCGTCGGGCGCGGTGCCCGACCTCAGCGTGGACGGCACGATCACCATCGAGAAGCTGACCAACGTGCTGTACACCGGGCGGCCGGGCTACGGCGCGGGCTCGGGCACCGTGGGGCTGTTCAAGGTGATCCAGGGCGGATCGTACGCCGAACGGGTGCAGGTGGAACTGGGCCGCAGCTCGGTGAATACCGTGGAGATCCAGCGCGGGCTCGCCGTGGGCGACACGGTGATCCTGTCGGACATGTCACAGTGGGACGCGGTGGACCGGGTGAAGTGCAGCCCCAGATGCCGGGTGGGACAGTAG